From a single Lolium rigidum isolate FL_2022 chromosome 7, APGP_CSIRO_Lrig_0.1, whole genome shotgun sequence genomic region:
- the LOC124670960 gene encoding PHD finger-like domain-containing protein 5A: MAKHHPDLIMCRKQPGIAIGRLCEKCDGKCVVCDSYVRPCTLVRVCDECNYGSFQGRCVICGGVGISDAYYCKECTQQEKDRDGCPKIVNLGSAKTDLFYERKKYGFKKR, from the coding sequence ATGGCGAAACATCACCCCGATCTCATCATGTGCCGGAAGCAGCCGGGCATCGCGATCGGCCGCTTGTGTGAGAAGTGCGACGGCAAGTGCGTCGTCTGCGACTCGTACGTGCGCCCGTGCACGCTCGTCCGTGTCTGCGACGAGTGCAACTACGGGTCGTTCCAGGGGAGGTGCGTCATCTGCGGAGGGGTCGGGATCTCAGACGCCTACTACTGCAAGGAGTGCACGCAGCAGGAGAAGGACCGGGATGGATGCCCCAAGATTGTGAACCTGGGGAGCGCCAAGACCGACCTCTTCTACGAGCGCAAGAAGTATGGTTTTAAGAAGAGATGA
- the LOC124678924 gene encoding U11/U12 small nuclear ribonucleoprotein 25 kDa protein-like: MDSEGASKPEEVAAYQSSEAKQARLQSMLAALLDDPILADVPRKPSLGDVDTLINLELGSAMRVTVVKLDNSSFDVAVLNTATVKDLKLAVRKKITEIEQGQMGHRHISWKHIWENYCLTHQSEKLIDDNSVLSSQGIRNNSKVCFSPHVMSRVHQKHSRRRKHRFFHGLSRKM, encoded by the exons atggATTCGGAAGGAGCGTCGAAACCTGAGGAGGTCGCCGCGTACCAGAGCAGCGAGGCGAAGCAGGCGAGGCTGCAGTCCATGCTCGCCGCGCTGCTCGACGACCCCATACTCGCAGACGTCCCACGGAAGCCTTCGCTGGGGGACGTGGACACGCTCATCAACCTCGAGCTCGGCAGCGCCATGCGAGTCACCGTCGTCAAGCTGGACAACTCCTCGTTCG ATGTCGCGGTGCTGAACACTGCTACTGTCAAGGATTTGAAGCTGGCTGTCAGGAAGAAGATAACTGAGATAGAGCAAGGCCAGATGGGCCATCGTCACATCTCATG GAAGCATATTTGGGAGAACTACTGTCTGACACATCAGAGTGAGAAGCTGATAGATGACAATTCTGTACTTTCTTCTCAGGGCATTCGTAATAACTCAAAG GTTTGTTTCTCACCGCACGTCATGTCCAGAGTTCATCAGAAGCATTCTAGGAGAAGAAAACACCGTTTCTTCCATGGTCTCAGCAGGAAAATGTGA